The genomic stretch GGCTGAAAACTTAGGGCTACGCGTTAAGTATTATGATGTTGAAACGAAACTTTCTTTGGGTAACGCTCAGCAGATCATGAGCATGCAAGAATTGTTAGCAACGTCAGATATTATCTCGCTACATGTACCAGAAACGCCACAAACAAAACTGATGATGGGCGAAGTTGAGTTCGCACAAATGAAACAAGGTGCAATCTTCATCAATGCTTCACGCGGCACGGTTGTTGATATTGACGCACTTGCTTCAGCATTGGCAACGAAGAAGATCGCTGGCGCTGCTGTTGATGTATTCCCTGTTGAACCGTCATCAAATAACGATGAGTTTATTTCACCGTTACGTGAATTTGATAACGTGATCCTAACACCGCACGTTGGTGGTAGCACCCAGGAAGCACAAGAGAACATCGGCTATGAAGTAGCAGGTAAACTAACGAAATATTCAGATAATGGTTCTACCTTGTCTGCGGTTAACTTCCCTGAGGTTTCACTACCGACACATGCTGGCGCAAGCCGTTTGATGCATATTCACCATAACCAACCGGGTATTCTAAGCCAGATCACGCAAGCATTTTCTGAAGAAGGTGTGAATATTTCAGGTCAATATCTGCAAACAGTAGGCGATATTGGTTATGTGGTTATTGATGTTGAAAGTGATCATGCTGAACGTGGTTTAGCAAAACTGAAAACAATTGACGGTACTATCCGCGCGCGTTTATTACGCTAGGTTAGACCCCACCCTAACCCTCCCCTGAATACAAAGGGAGGGGATCAAAAAAGCCTGTCAGTTTCATTTTAAATGAAGTGGCAGGCTTTTTTTTGTCTTATTTAACAGTAACTTTTTACCAATTGTTTACTGTTTACCTGCTATAACAGGTAAAGGGGGTGGGAAGAGAGTTCGCCCTGTCCCTTCCCTTTTTCAAGGGGAGGCTAGGATGGGGTTAGCGCTTGATTATATTGATGCCATTGCGACAACATATACACAGCGCAAACTTGCAACACTAACGCAGCCACTAATACCAGCGGTGTTTCAAAAATCCCCGCGACAACAAAGCTGATTAGCGCGATACCGCCATTTAATAACGCATACGGTAATTGGGTACGGAAATGCTCGTACTGGTCACAGCCTGCACCAGTTGATGATAGGATCGTGGTTTCCGAAATAGGTGAACAATGATCGCCAAACAAGCCGCCAGATAATACCGCGCCAATACTGGCGTATAGCGGTGCGTCAATGGCAACAGCCGTTGGTATCACTAGCGGCATCATGATAGCGAACGTCCCCCATGAAGAACCTGTCGCAAACGAAATAATCGCCGCAAGTAAGAACGCTACCGCAGGCACCAACCAACTAGGGAAGCCACCTTGTGCTTGTTCAGCAATATATGCCGCAGTACCTAAGTCTTTACCAATACCACTTAATGTCCAAGCTAACACTAATATGATCGCCACTTGCATCATATTACCCATGCCTTTTAAGTACACCGCAATGCCATCTGTTAAGTTACGCACGCCGTATACCGCCATCAAAATCAATAACGTCATTGCAGCAAACAAATATGACGTAGATAACGCCGCTCTAAATGCTGAACCCGATACTTTTTCAAATGGGAAACCCAGTGGCCCTAACATGCTAACCAATACCACAGCCATGACTAATAACGGAGCCCACACAAATGACGGTTTAGCATTTTTATGCGTAAACGCAGTCAGTGTTTCTTGGCTTTTTCCTGTGAATATACCTTGTTGCGCTTTTGCTTCCGCTTCAGCCATTGGGCCAAAGTCGAGTTTCTTAATCGCCACTAGCGGCACGATGAAAATAGCGAGGAACGCATAGAACTGAAATGGGATAGCATTCACAAACGCCTGCCAGTCAGAGGTTTCTAGTGATAGTGCCGTGAACTCTTTTTGAATCAGTCCCATGATATACACACCCCAGCCGATAAACGGAATAAGGATAGCCACAGGTGAAGACGTTGAATCAATAATGAAGGCCAGTTTTTGACGAGATAATTTTAATTTTTCAAACAGTGGGCGGAACACTGGACCGACAATTAATGGTGTACCCAGATCCGAGAAGAAGATAAAAATACCGCCAAACCAAGCGGATAACTGCGCTTTACATTTCGTGCTGATCCAGTGTGTTACTTTCGCGGCGAAAGCTTGACCACCACCCGACTGTTCCATCAAAGCAACAAAGCCACCAATGAAGACCAGTAACACTAATACGCCGGCGTTATAACCATCGGTTAATTGTGGCACCAAGTGATCTTTAACCATAATGCCGAACGCATCTAAAGGCTGTAATCCATTCAGCATAAAGACGCCAGTTAACACACCAGCGAATAAGCCAATCACGACATTCCGTGTCGTCAGCGACAGCACCAACGTAATGATGATAGGTAATAGTGAGCTAATATCTGTTTGTTCCATTTCGTTATCCTTCCTTGGTCACGCAATTAACGCAACATTCAAACCAGTTATTTATTCATTAATATTGAATATACATTCAAAACGATCACATTCATAGTCAAATACTCAATTTAATAGCCAGTAATAACAAACAAAGCCAAGTAACTAGAATATATAGCTAAAAAATAATTATTTAATGATAAAAGTTAATCAAAACGGATAACGACGAACAATACCGGTTAACCTTTAGTGACTTCTTTCACGATAGTCAATTCAACCCAGCTATTTGGCGCTGCCGTTAACGTCATGATATAGCTGCCCCACTCATGGGTATTAACATGGGTAATTTGTTTACTTTTATCTTCACAAGTCAAATTAGTAATACCTGCAGCAGTAATATCAGCACCTTCGATCGCTACCTTCATGTTTTTACTTGAGAATAAAACCAATTTCTCATTCCATTCGGTGATCGCGAGCTGTAAGTAGCCCTGCCCGTTTTCATTCATTTTTAGGCGATAACCACTATCAATATTTACATTGATTTCATGCTGCGCCGCGATTTCCTTTGTCGCAGGA from Moritella marina ATCC 15381 encodes the following:
- the serA gene encoding phosphoglycerate dehydrogenase: MTNFSLQKDKIKILLLEGLHQSAVDTFTDAGYTNIESIKTALSEEELCEKIKDVHFVGIRSRTHLNANVIAAAERLVGIGCFCIGTNQVDLAAAQKAAIPVFNAPFSNTRSVAELVLGEILLLLRGIPEKNAKAHRGEWLKSATGSYEARGKQLGIIGYGHIGIQLSILAENLGLRVKYYDVETKLSLGNAQQIMSMQELLATSDIISLHVPETPQTKLMMGEVEFAQMKQGAIFINASRGTVVDIDALASALATKKIAGAAVDVFPVEPSSNNDEFISPLREFDNVILTPHVGGSTQEAQENIGYEVAGKLTKYSDNGSTLSAVNFPEVSLPTHAGASRLMHIHHNQPGILSQITQAFSEEGVNISGQYLQTVGDIGYVVIDVESDHAERGLAKLKTIDGTIRARLLR
- a CDS encoding Na+/H+ antiporter NhaC family protein, producing MEQTDISSLLPIIITLVLSLTTRNVVIGLFAGVLTGVFMLNGLQPLDAFGIMVKDHLVPQLTDGYNAGVLVLLVFIGGFVALMEQSGGGQAFAAKVTHWISTKCKAQLSAWFGGIFIFFSDLGTPLIVGPVFRPLFEKLKLSRQKLAFIIDSTSSPVAILIPFIGWGVYIMGLIQKEFTALSLETSDWQAFVNAIPFQFYAFLAIFIVPLVAIKKLDFGPMAEAEAKAQQGIFTGKSQETLTAFTHKNAKPSFVWAPLLVMAVVLVSMLGPLGFPFEKVSGSAFRAALSTSYLFAAMTLLILMAVYGVRNLTDGIAVYLKGMGNMMQVAIILVLAWTLSGIGKDLGTAAYIAEQAQGGFPSWLVPAVAFLLAAIISFATGSSWGTFAIMMPLVIPTAVAIDAPLYASIGAVLSGGLFGDHCSPISETTILSSTGAGCDQYEHFRTQLPYALLNGGIALISFVVAGIFETPLVLVAALVLQVCAVYMLSQWHQYNQALTPS